The Astatotilapia calliptera chromosome 2, fAstCal1.2, whole genome shotgun sequence genome includes a window with the following:
- the LOC113008155 gene encoding uncharacterized protein LOC113008155 isoform X1 — protein MEETYLLNYPGVRKKILAGGSGPLPHFPPGTKLVFHFQTLLDNFERTVIDDSRLAGRSAEIFVGKMFKMEVWETLLTSMRVGEVAEFWCDAIHTGLYPIVSKGMRLIAQGKDPLEGQRHMCGMGNLFHYHSTGFPELDELMRTPQPLIFIMELLQVGDPMSYHRESWMMEKDEKLQTVPVLHMQGNALVQQKKYRDAASKYKEAVLLLKTVQSREMPGDIDYINLGRMIVPLELNYCQCMLELEEYYEVIEHMDELLQKHKDCVKGYYKRAKAHTAVWNEKEARRDFNMVAQLDITLASLIHRELKALSERMKEKYWEEKEQYWNKLEKNENAKEVGEAERNDEEEEKQTGEIEEGKQEHLESVTTAANDKVGGGSEESPPEYAEVHKENLGENKVALTEGTVTKEEAVNLNTCNKTEGKDWQQMLRLVMLLQNEGNFLIKENHFQEASGKFKEAIEYVDCLQNKVDQQGEDWDSLEKVRLPLTLNFSQCMLELKQYQQVVELNTKLLKKHKGNFKAVYQRARAHAALCNEDEARRDFDTVEKLDQKFKPFVQQELRKLGQSMRSMHASQNKTYWDTTQEKWGPGGTKPTSAARKKNVKFPPKATEGKAKADINVDKKTEDTKSHEMESSEKCTPVETEGVDGAETGKNPDVKAEQGNKEPERGRASGEGLDNESIEKAVVHEAGLGVPDNQAIDKDRDPAPASSGKDNAASKRSVRDKARKKVKCQSSAAPQPKRTNSGNKANRAKTEKGGTASE, from the exons ATGGAGGAGACATACCTTCTCAACTATCCAGGTGTCAGGAAGAAAATTCTGGCAGGAGGCAGTGGACCGTTGCCTCACTTTCCACCTGGGACAAAG CTGGTTTTCCACTTCCAGACACTGTTGGACAACTTCGAGAGGACAGTCATTGATGACAGCCGACTAGCTGGCAGATCGGCAGAGATCTTTGTCGGAAAGATGTTTAAGATGGAAGTCTGGGAGACCCTGTTGACGTCCATGCGTGTTGGAGAGGTGGCTGAGTTCTGGTGTGATGCCATT CACACAGGCTTGTACCCCATTGTGTCCAAGGGAATGAGACTGATCGCTCAAGGGAAAGACCCTCTGGAGGGTCAGAGACACATGTGCGGAATGGGAAACCTGTTCCACTATCACTCCACGGGTTTCCCGGAGCTGGATGAGCTGATGCGGACTCCTCAGCCGCTCATATTTATTATGGAGCTGCTGCAG GTAGGAGACCCCATGTCCTACCACAGAGAGTCGTGGATGATGGAAAAGGATGAAAAGCTGCAGACAGTGCCAGTTCTCCACATGCAGGGCAATGCTCTGGTCCAACAGAAGAAATACAGGGATGCTGCCAGCAAGTACAAAGAAGCTGTCCTGCTGCTAAAAACTGTCCAGTCTAGG GAGATGCCAGGTGATATAGACTACATTAACCTAGGTCGAATGATTGTCCCCCTGGAGCTGAACTACTGCCAGTGTATGCTGGAGCTGGAGGAGTACTATGAAGTCATAGAGCACATGGATGagctgctgcagaaacacaaag ACTGTGTCAAAGGCTACTACAAAAGAGCCAAAGCCCACACTGCTGTGTGGAATGAAAAGGAGGCCCGGAGAGACTTCAACATGGTGGCTCAACTTGACATCACTTTGGCGTCCCTCATCCATCGAGAGCTGAAGGCCCTGTCGGAGCGCATGAAGGAGAAATATTGGGAGGAGAAGGAGCAATACTGGAACAAGctagagaaaaatgaaaacgcAAAAGAAGTGGGGGAGGCAGAGAGgaatgatgaggaggaggagaagcagaCAGGAGAGATAGAAGAGGGAAAACAAGAACATCTCGAAAGTGTGACAACAGCGGCAAATGATAAAGTGGGAGGTGGTTCCGAAGAATCTCCCCCTGAATATGCAGAAGTTCACAAAGAGAACCTCGGGGAAAATAAGGTTGCACTGACTGAGGGAACAGTTACCAAAGAAGAAGCAGTGAATTTAAACACTTGCAATAAAACAGAAGGCAAGGACTGGCAGCAGATGTTACGACTGGTCATGTTGCTGCAGAATGAGGGAAATTTCCTCATTAAAGAGAACCACTTTCAAGAAGCTTCTGGAAAGTTCAAGGAGGCTATAGAATATGTGGactgccttcaaaataaa GTGGATCAACAGGGTGAGGACTGGGATTCGCTGGAGAAAGTGCGTCTTCCTTTGACTCTTAATTTCAGCCAGTGCATGCTGGAGCTAAAACAATACCAGCAAGTTGTGGAGCTCAACACCAAGCTGCTGAAGAAACACAAAG GTAATTTCAAGGCAGTGTACCAGAGGGCTCGGGCTCATGCTGCTTTGTGCAATGAGGATGAAGCTCGAAGAGACTTTGATACGGTGGAGAAACTGGACCAGAAGTTTAAACCCTTTGTGCAGCAGGAACTGAGGAAGCTGGGCCAGAGCATGCGTTCTATGCATGCCAGTCAGAACAAGACTTACTGGGATACAACACAGGAGAAGTGGGGGCCTGGTGGGACCAAGCCCACGAGTGCAGCCAGAAAGAAGAACGTCAAATTTCCTCCAAAAGCCACAGAAGGAAAAGCTAAAGCAGATATTAATGTAGATAAGAAGACTGAAGACACTAAGAGCCATGAGATGGAAAGCTCAGAGAAATGCACCCCTGTCGAGACAGAGGGGGTGGATGGTGCAGAAACAGGGAAAAATCCAGATGTGAAAGCAGAGCAGGGTAATAAAGAGCCAGAGCGTGGGAGAGCGAGTGGAGAGGGGTTAGATAATGAAAGTATAGAGAAGGCCGTGGTTCATGAAGCTGGGCTGGGTGTACCAGATAATCAAGCAATAGATAAAGATAGAGATCCTGCGCCCGCCAGCTCCGGCAAAGATAATGCAGCGAGCAAGAGATCAGTGCGCGATAAGGCGAGAAAGAAGGTAAAATGTCAATCAAGTGCTGCACCACAGCCAAAGAGAACAAACTCAGGGAACAAAGCCAACAGGGCTAAAACAGAAAAGGGTGGCACTGCATCAGAATAG
- the LOC113008155 gene encoding uncharacterized protein LOC113008155 isoform X2, whose translation MEETYLLNYPGVRKKILAGGSGPLPHFPPGTKTLLDNFERTVIDDSRLAGRSAEIFVGKMFKMEVWETLLTSMRVGEVAEFWCDAIHTGLYPIVSKGMRLIAQGKDPLEGQRHMCGMGNLFHYHSTGFPELDELMRTPQPLIFIMELLQVGDPMSYHRESWMMEKDEKLQTVPVLHMQGNALVQQKKYRDAASKYKEAVLLLKTVQSREMPGDIDYINLGRMIVPLELNYCQCMLELEEYYEVIEHMDELLQKHKDCVKGYYKRAKAHTAVWNEKEARRDFNMVAQLDITLASLIHRELKALSERMKEKYWEEKEQYWNKLEKNENAKEVGEAERNDEEEEKQTGEIEEGKQEHLESVTTAANDKVGGGSEESPPEYAEVHKENLGENKVALTEGTVTKEEAVNLNTCNKTEGKDWQQMLRLVMLLQNEGNFLIKENHFQEASGKFKEAIEYVDCLQNKVDQQGEDWDSLEKVRLPLTLNFSQCMLELKQYQQVVELNTKLLKKHKGNFKAVYQRARAHAALCNEDEARRDFDTVEKLDQKFKPFVQQELRKLGQSMRSMHASQNKTYWDTTQEKWGPGGTKPTSAARKKNVKFPPKATEGKAKADINVDKKTEDTKSHEMESSEKCTPVETEGVDGAETGKNPDVKAEQGNKEPERGRASGEGLDNESIEKAVVHEAGLGVPDNQAIDKDRDPAPASSGKDNAASKRSVRDKARKKVKCQSSAAPQPKRTNSGNKANRAKTEKGGTASE comes from the exons ATGGAGGAGACATACCTTCTCAACTATCCAGGTGTCAGGAAGAAAATTCTGGCAGGAGGCAGTGGACCGTTGCCTCACTTTCCACCTGGGACAAAG ACACTGTTGGACAACTTCGAGAGGACAGTCATTGATGACAGCCGACTAGCTGGCAGATCGGCAGAGATCTTTGTCGGAAAGATGTTTAAGATGGAAGTCTGGGAGACCCTGTTGACGTCCATGCGTGTTGGAGAGGTGGCTGAGTTCTGGTGTGATGCCATT CACACAGGCTTGTACCCCATTGTGTCCAAGGGAATGAGACTGATCGCTCAAGGGAAAGACCCTCTGGAGGGTCAGAGACACATGTGCGGAATGGGAAACCTGTTCCACTATCACTCCACGGGTTTCCCGGAGCTGGATGAGCTGATGCGGACTCCTCAGCCGCTCATATTTATTATGGAGCTGCTGCAG GTAGGAGACCCCATGTCCTACCACAGAGAGTCGTGGATGATGGAAAAGGATGAAAAGCTGCAGACAGTGCCAGTTCTCCACATGCAGGGCAATGCTCTGGTCCAACAGAAGAAATACAGGGATGCTGCCAGCAAGTACAAAGAAGCTGTCCTGCTGCTAAAAACTGTCCAGTCTAGG GAGATGCCAGGTGATATAGACTACATTAACCTAGGTCGAATGATTGTCCCCCTGGAGCTGAACTACTGCCAGTGTATGCTGGAGCTGGAGGAGTACTATGAAGTCATAGAGCACATGGATGagctgctgcagaaacacaaag ACTGTGTCAAAGGCTACTACAAAAGAGCCAAAGCCCACACTGCTGTGTGGAATGAAAAGGAGGCCCGGAGAGACTTCAACATGGTGGCTCAACTTGACATCACTTTGGCGTCCCTCATCCATCGAGAGCTGAAGGCCCTGTCGGAGCGCATGAAGGAGAAATATTGGGAGGAGAAGGAGCAATACTGGAACAAGctagagaaaaatgaaaacgcAAAAGAAGTGGGGGAGGCAGAGAGgaatgatgaggaggaggagaagcagaCAGGAGAGATAGAAGAGGGAAAACAAGAACATCTCGAAAGTGTGACAACAGCGGCAAATGATAAAGTGGGAGGTGGTTCCGAAGAATCTCCCCCTGAATATGCAGAAGTTCACAAAGAGAACCTCGGGGAAAATAAGGTTGCACTGACTGAGGGAACAGTTACCAAAGAAGAAGCAGTGAATTTAAACACTTGCAATAAAACAGAAGGCAAGGACTGGCAGCAGATGTTACGACTGGTCATGTTGCTGCAGAATGAGGGAAATTTCCTCATTAAAGAGAACCACTTTCAAGAAGCTTCTGGAAAGTTCAAGGAGGCTATAGAATATGTGGactgccttcaaaataaa GTGGATCAACAGGGTGAGGACTGGGATTCGCTGGAGAAAGTGCGTCTTCCTTTGACTCTTAATTTCAGCCAGTGCATGCTGGAGCTAAAACAATACCAGCAAGTTGTGGAGCTCAACACCAAGCTGCTGAAGAAACACAAAG GTAATTTCAAGGCAGTGTACCAGAGGGCTCGGGCTCATGCTGCTTTGTGCAATGAGGATGAAGCTCGAAGAGACTTTGATACGGTGGAGAAACTGGACCAGAAGTTTAAACCCTTTGTGCAGCAGGAACTGAGGAAGCTGGGCCAGAGCATGCGTTCTATGCATGCCAGTCAGAACAAGACTTACTGGGATACAACACAGGAGAAGTGGGGGCCTGGTGGGACCAAGCCCACGAGTGCAGCCAGAAAGAAGAACGTCAAATTTCCTCCAAAAGCCACAGAAGGAAAAGCTAAAGCAGATATTAATGTAGATAAGAAGACTGAAGACACTAAGAGCCATGAGATGGAAAGCTCAGAGAAATGCACCCCTGTCGAGACAGAGGGGGTGGATGGTGCAGAAACAGGGAAAAATCCAGATGTGAAAGCAGAGCAGGGTAATAAAGAGCCAGAGCGTGGGAGAGCGAGTGGAGAGGGGTTAGATAATGAAAGTATAGAGAAGGCCGTGGTTCATGAAGCTGGGCTGGGTGTACCAGATAATCAAGCAATAGATAAAGATAGAGATCCTGCGCCCGCCAGCTCCGGCAAAGATAATGCAGCGAGCAAGAGATCAGTGCGCGATAAGGCGAGAAAGAAGGTAAAATGTCAATCAAGTGCTGCACCACAGCCAAAGAGAACAAACTCAGGGAACAAAGCCAACAGGGCTAAAACAGAAAAGGGTGGCACTGCATCAGAATAG